The sequence TCTTTTCTTGACTTCAGTTTCAATATATGACATTATATCCTTTACTTTTGGATGCTCTTTCTTAcccattttaaaatttttagccatatctttttctttaaattgaTTTGTTTGCATCATAATttcttttgatattttttcccGTTTTTTGGCTTCTGAATAAGCATTgaaatcattaaaaaaagagccgccatttttttttctataatgaTAACCTATACCCGCTAATGTATTTGCAAGTATTGCTAATCCTAAAACTGCTGATGAAATGAAtactttctttttaaattctttctttttcatatttttttcaaattcatctaattttccttttatatttttcataatttcatTCTTAGACATACACGGTTTAAACAAGCAGAAAGCCAACAAAAAACTAAGGAGTGCTAATGTTTTTGTAATCTTCATCCTGAAACATGTAAAAATGGAAGTTACTCACCATTAGAtttttatacgtatatgctATTACCGTGCGGGGAGTAATACGTTCGATGtgcataaatgcatatatttatatgtgcgtacaattacatatatatatatatatata comes from Plasmodium malariae genome assembly, chromosome: 7 and encodes:
- a CDS encoding early transcribed membrane protein; this encodes MKITKTLALLSFLLAFCLFKPCMSKNEIMKNIKGKLDEFEKNMKKKEFKKKVFISSAVLGLAILANTLAGIGYHYRKKNGGSFFNDFNAYSEAKKREKISKEIMMQTNQFKEKDMAKNFKMGKKEHPKVKDIMSYIETEVKKRNLSFDKNHISDMTYDVFRNLYNTSELWKKNPNLIPK